One Dokdonia sp. Dokd-P16 genomic window carries:
- a CDS encoding SDR family NAD(P)-dependent oxidoreductase produces MGKNILLIGGSHGIGFEIASKLHHDHTVYVASRTNENLGNLDVNYIEYDTEKDELDLSQLPDHIDGFVFCPGTINLKPFKMLSVDTFRDDMELNFLSMIKVVHQIMEHLKKSKQASLVFFSTVAVKVGMPFHTSVAAAKGAIEGFAKALAAEYAPKLRVNVIAPSLTDTPLAKRLLSNDKKKEMMDARHPLKRVGTSQDIANIAAFLLGDESSWITGQVIGVDGGMSTLNVN; encoded by the coding sequence ATGGGCAAAAACATACTTTTAATAGGAGGAAGTCACGGAATTGGTTTTGAAATAGCCAGCAAATTACACCACGATCACACAGTTTACGTAGCATCGCGTACTAATGAAAATCTAGGAAATCTTGATGTAAACTACATCGAGTACGACACAGAAAAAGACGAACTAGATTTGAGCCAGCTGCCAGATCATATCGATGGTTTTGTGTTCTGTCCTGGGACTATTAACCTTAAGCCTTTTAAAATGCTAAGCGTAGATACCTTTAGAGATGATATGGAACTCAACTTTTTGAGCATGATTAAAGTAGTTCACCAGATTATGGAGCACTTAAAAAAATCTAAGCAAGCGAGTTTAGTCTTCTTTAGTACTGTAGCGGTTAAGGTTGGTATGCCTTTCCACACCAGTGTAGCTGCGGCAAAAGGCGCTATCGAAGGTTTTGCAAAAGCACTAGCAGCAGAGTATGCTCCTAAACTAAGAGTAAATGTAATCGCACCATCACTTACAGATACTCCTCTTGCCAAAAGATTATTAAGTAATGACAAGAAAAAAGAAATGATGGATGCTCGTCACCCTCTTAAACGCGTAGGGACTAGCCAAGACATTGCAAACATTGCTGCCTTTTTATTAGGCGATGAGAGCTCTTGGATTACTGGGCAAGTGATTGGTGTAGACGGAGGAATGAGTACGCTTAACGTAAATTAA
- a CDS encoding SRPBCC family protein → MKIYQIHTKQNVPITVEEAWNFLSNARNLGTITPSYMNFNILSGADRPVYAGQLIQYTVTPISNIKMKWVTEIISVKEGEYFVDEQKYGPYALWHHKHFIKAIPGGVEMEDIVDYAVPAGFLGRLAHPYLVQPKLDEIFEYRKKALEEKFGVYKAPSDTTTTLKQDIIA, encoded by the coding sequence ATGAAAATCTATCAAATACATACCAAGCAAAATGTTCCTATCACGGTGGAAGAAGCTTGGAATTTCTTATCAAATGCACGTAACCTAGGTACTATCACGCCATCATATATGAATTTCAACATTCTATCTGGTGCCGATAGACCAGTGTATGCGGGACAGCTTATACAATATACGGTGACTCCTATTTCTAATATTAAAATGAAATGGGTGACAGAAATTATAAGTGTAAAGGAAGGAGAATACTTTGTAGATGAGCAAAAGTATGGTCCATACGCATTGTGGCATCACAAACACTTTATCAAAGCAATTCCTGGTGGTGTAGAGATGGAAGATATTGTAGACTATGCGGTACCTGCAGGATTCTTAGGTAGACTTGCACATCCATATCTAGTACAACCTAAGCTTGATGAGATTTTTGAATATAGAAAGAAAGCGCTTGAAGAAAAATTTGGAGTGTACAAAGCTCCTTCAGATACTACCACAACCTTAAAACAAGATATAATCGCATAA
- a CDS encoding DUF2911 domain-containing protein: MKKLLFVAFLGLMTAGVNAQIDTPAPSPAAKVMQVVGLTDVTLEYSRPAMKGRTIMGDLVPYGAMWRTGANANTTVSFSTPVTVGGKELKAGSYAVYTKPMQDAWEVYFYTDTSNWGTPATWDDSKVAATVTAKVQTTNMAAESFTMGINHINNDGAHLTMQWDKTYVAVPFNVPANETVMAQIDKIMAGPAMGDYYAAAVYLSSTGQSLEKANTYMEKAMAMNKEPKFWQLRQQSLLLAKVGNKKGAIKAAQASLEGAKEANNQDYIKMNMDSLKEWGAM, translated from the coding sequence ATGAAAAAATTACTTTTTGTAGCCTTCTTGGGGCTCATGACAGCGGGCGTTAATGCGCAAATTGACACACCAGCACCAAGCCCAGCGGCTAAAGTGATGCAAGTAGTAGGTCTTACAGATGTGACATTAGAATACTCACGTCCAGCAATGAAAGGACGTACTATTATGGGCGATCTTGTGCCTTATGGAGCAATGTGGCGTACAGGAGCAAATGCAAATACTACGGTAAGTTTTTCTACTCCAGTAACAGTAGGAGGGAAGGAACTTAAAGCAGGTTCTTATGCAGTATACACAAAGCCTATGCAAGATGCGTGGGAAGTATATTTTTATACAGATACTAGCAACTGGGGAACTCCAGCAACTTGGGATGATAGTAAAGTAGCAGCGACTGTTACAGCAAAAGTACAGACTACAAATATGGCAGCAGAGTCATTTACTATGGGAATCAACCATATTAATAATGATGGTGCACACTTAACTATGCAGTGGGATAAAACGTATGTTGCAGTACCTTTTAACGTACCAGCAAACGAGACTGTAATGGCGCAAATTGATAAGATTATGGCTGGACCAGCAATGGGCGATTATTATGCAGCAGCAGTATATCTTTCTAGCACTGGGCAATCTCTAGAAAAAGCAAACACCTACATGGAGAAAGCAATGGCGATGAACAAAGAACCTAAGTTCTGGCAATTACGCCAGCAGTCTTTATTACTTGCAAAAGTAGGCAACAAGAAAGGCGCTATCAAAGCTGCACAAGCATCTCTAGAAGGAGCAAAGGAGGCAAATAATCAAGATTACATTAAGATGAACATGGACTCTCTAAAAGAATGGGGAGCAATGTAA
- the lpdA gene encoding dihydrolipoyl dehydrogenase, whose amino-acid sequence MSSYDVAVIGSGPGGYVAAIRCAQLGMKTAIIEKYSTLGGTCLNVGCIPSKALLDSSHHYEDAIKHFEEHGIEVGDVKFNLEKMISRKQGVVDTTTKGIEFLMGKNNIDVYQGVGSFKDATHINIAGEKNETIEAKNTIIATGSKPSTLPFITLDKERIITSTEALKLPEVPKHLVVIGGGVIGLELGQVYKRLGAEVTVVEYMDRIIPTMDGAQSKELLKVFKKQKMKFALSHGVTAVERNGDEVTVKATDKKGQEVEFKADYVLVAVGRRAYTDGLNLDAVGIKTDERGKVEVNEHLQTNVSNIYAIGDVIKGAMLAHKAEEEGTLVAEIMAGQKPHIDYNLIPGVVYTWPEVASVGKTEEQLKEAGVAYKSGQFPMRALGRSRASGDTDGFVKILADKETDEVLGVHMVGARVADLIAEGVTAMEFRASAEDIARMSHAHPTYAEAVKEAALAATEDRPIHI is encoded by the coding sequence ATGAGTTCATACGATGTAGCCGTTATAGGCTCTGGTCCTGGAGGATATGTTGCAGCAATACGCTGTGCACAACTAGGAATGAAAACTGCAATTATAGAGAAATATAGTACACTAGGAGGAACATGTCTTAACGTAGGGTGTATCCCTTCTAAGGCGCTTCTAGACTCATCACACCACTATGAAGATGCTATCAAGCACTTTGAAGAGCACGGTATCGAAGTAGGTGATGTAAAATTTAACCTAGAGAAAATGATTTCTCGCAAGCAAGGAGTTGTAGATACTACTACAAAGGGTATCGAGTTCTTGATGGGTAAAAATAACATAGACGTTTATCAAGGTGTAGGTTCTTTTAAAGATGCTACACACATCAATATCGCTGGTGAAAAGAACGAAACTATTGAGGCAAAAAACACCATTATTGCCACAGGTTCTAAGCCTAGTACATTACCTTTTATCACGCTAGATAAAGAACGTATCATTACTTCTACAGAGGCGTTAAAACTTCCAGAAGTACCTAAACATCTAGTTGTAATAGGTGGAGGAGTAATAGGTCTTGAGCTTGGTCAAGTATATAAGCGTCTAGGCGCAGAAGTAACAGTAGTCGAGTATATGGATCGCATTATCCCAACTATGGATGGCGCGCAAAGTAAAGAACTACTTAAAGTCTTCAAGAAGCAAAAAATGAAATTTGCACTTTCTCACGGTGTTACTGCTGTGGAGAGAAATGGAGATGAAGTAACTGTAAAAGCCACAGATAAGAAAGGACAAGAAGTTGAGTTTAAGGCAGATTACGTGCTTGTAGCCGTAGGTCGTCGTGCTTATACAGATGGTCTTAATCTTGATGCTGTAGGTATAAAGACAGATGAGAGAGGAAAAGTTGAGGTAAACGAGCACTTGCAGACTAATGTGTCAAACATTTATGCAATAGGTGACGTGATTAAAGGAGCAATGCTTGCTCACAAAGCAGAGGAAGAAGGAACACTCGTTGCCGAAATCATGGCAGGTCAAAAACCTCACATTGATTATAACTTAATTCCAGGTGTTGTATACACATGGCCAGAAGTTGCCTCTGTAGGTAAAACTGAGGAGCAACTTAAAGAAGCTGGTGTAGCCTACAAGTCTGGGCAGTTCCCTATGCGTGCACTAGGACGTAGCCGCGCAAGTGGTGATACCGATGGATTTGTAAAAATCCTTGCAGACAAGGAAACAGATGAAGTACTAGGAGTACACATGGTAGGAGCTCGTGTAGCAGACTTAATTGCTGAAGGTGTAACCGCAATGGAATTCCGTGCAAGTGCAGAAGATATTGCACGCATGAGCCACGCACACCCTACGTATGCAGAAGCTGTAAAGGAAGCAGCACTAGCCGCAACCGAAGATCGCCCGATACATATCTAA
- a CDS encoding type II toxin-antitoxin system RelE/ParE family toxin, whose translation MAKRNVRWTSTADIQYVGILEYWVKHNKSAIYSKKLIQTVAKRTTLIAETPFIYKEAPFKETRVSSIGNFSIFYKVTDKEILITAFWDNRQNPKRLLQILKDKN comes from the coding sequence ATGGCTAAACGAAATGTAAGATGGACTAGTACAGCCGATATTCAATATGTTGGAATACTTGAATATTGGGTAAAACATAACAAATCTGCGATATACTCAAAAAAGCTTATTCAAACTGTAGCTAAACGAACAACTCTAATTGCGGAAACACCTTTTATATATAAAGAAGCTCCCTTCAAAGAAACAAGAGTATCGTCGATTGGAAACTTTAGTATTTTTTATAAAGTGACCGATAAGGAAATATTAATTACCGCATTTTGGGATAATAGGCAAAATCCAAAAAGATTATTACAAATTTTAAAAGATAAAAATTAG
- a CDS encoding COX15/CtaA family protein, translating to MWYRRLLKISIIFLYLIIIAGAVVRMTGSGMGCPDWPQCFGYLVPPTEESELRWEPNHLYEDGQVIILEESLRIAPTDFTSGDSYNEANWETYDKHDYASFNVWHTWIEYINRLVTALAGIPMLLMVILAFWYWKGNKWLIFATFMVLPLMLFQAWLGKQVVDSNLLPVKITIHMIAALFIVALLLFLWYKSQIKEGMQDTLSRKRTYDPRFKNLIIIASLLTLVQIALGTQVRQYVDERVAEVGYEAKELWLNPATIWFYVHRSFSILVTLLNLYIFWRNRSLVLGHTRLLNWVLIFIGLEVVTGIAMYYIDFPFGTQPLHLVISSLLFGAQFYVLLESFPKREVVSPA from the coding sequence ATGTGGTACAGACGTCTCCTTAAAATATCCATTATATTTTTATACTTAATTATCATTGCTGGAGCGGTGGTACGTATGACGGGAAGTGGAATGGGATGTCCAGACTGGCCGCAATGTTTTGGATATTTAGTACCGCCTACAGAGGAGAGTGAGCTACGATGGGAGCCTAACCATCTGTATGAAGATGGACAAGTAATCATACTGGAGGAATCATTGCGTATTGCTCCTACAGATTTTACTTCTGGAGATTCTTATAATGAAGCCAACTGGGAAACCTATGATAAACATGATTACGCTAGTTTTAATGTATGGCATACGTGGATTGAGTATATAAATAGACTCGTGACTGCACTTGCAGGAATCCCTATGTTACTCATGGTTATCCTAGCTTTCTGGTATTGGAAAGGTAATAAATGGCTCATCTTTGCCACGTTTATGGTGTTACCTCTCATGCTTTTTCAAGCATGGCTAGGTAAGCAAGTGGTAGACTCAAATTTACTTCCAGTAAAGATTACCATTCACATGATTGCGGCGTTATTTATTGTAGCCCTATTACTGTTTTTATGGTATAAATCTCAAATAAAGGAGGGTATGCAGGATACGCTTTCGCGAAAGCGTACCTACGACCCACGTTTTAAAAATCTAATTATTATTGCTAGTCTATTGACACTTGTCCAAATAGCGTTAGGAACCCAAGTGCGTCAATATGTAGACGAGCGCGTTGCCGAAGTAGGCTATGAAGCAAAAGAATTATGGCTTAACCCTGCGACCATATGGTTTTATGTGCATAGATCTTTTTCTATACTTGTCACGCTCCTCAACCTTTATATTTTCTGGCGTAACAGAAGTTTAGTCTTAGGTCATACTAGGTTGCTCAACTGGGTGCTTATTTTTATAGGGCTTGAGGTAGTAACTGGGATTGCTATGTATTATATAGATTTCCCATTTGGTACACAGCCTTTACACTTAGTGATATCGTCATTATTATTTGGCGCACAATTCTACGTATTGTTAGAAAGTTTCCCAAAAAGGGAAGTAGTCTCTCCTGCGTAG
- a CDS encoding IS1096 element passenger TnpR family protein: protein MIYRFRAILDTEEDVFRDLEIEATDTLEDLHNAINQSFGFDGAEVAAFYLSDDTWMQGEEFAQFDMGEGESQLRIMNETSLDGLLGEHQTRLIYVYDFLNMWRFLVELAEITEPEDGMTYPNLMFVQGQVPDQAPEFEMEDQELGAEDDDDDEFNDDYNIDDFDNLSFDENWN, encoded by the coding sequence ATGATTTACCGTTTTAGAGCAATTCTAGACACAGAAGAAGACGTTTTTCGCGATCTTGAAATTGAAGCAACAGATACCTTAGAAGATTTACATAATGCTATAAATCAGTCTTTTGGATTTGATGGGGCAGAGGTTGCCGCTTTTTACTTAAGTGATGATACATGGATGCAAGGAGAGGAGTTTGCACAATTTGATATGGGAGAAGGTGAGAGCCAGCTACGTATTATGAATGAGACTTCGCTGGATGGTCTTTTAGGAGAACACCAGACGCGTCTTATCTATGTATATGACTTTTTAAATATGTGGCGTTTTCTAGTAGAACTGGCTGAAATTACAGAACCAGAAGATGGAATGACATATCCTAACCTGATGTTTGTGCAAGGGCAAGTGCCAGATCAAGCACCAGAGTTTGAAATGGAAGATCAGGAGCTAGGAGCAGAGGACGACGATGATGATGAGTTTAATGATGACTATAACATCGACGATTTTGACAATCTTAGTTTTGATGAAAACTGGAACTAG
- a CDS encoding nucleoid-associated protein: MINLYSAQIESLSIHRIGNKGKAEGLFVSQDPYPLSDELTPLIKEFFFKPFREKEENYYKFFHEQDIEFNTLFSLAKKIFDNPSGTHLLSEDIAKHLYAQSDHPHIKPGELYIVHLDGVQIDNIKTDAIGIFKSELKQDFLQFRESGTNLQMILEQGINLNKLDKGCLIFNHKEEEGYKVLSIDSNRYDTKYWLENFLGVEIFEDETFYTKKYLKFCQDFAKDVVLPAEDKKEEVLFMNRAVNHFAKNDTFDESAFMNEVIENPDLIPEFRNYKTEQSPKYKIEDLTDFSISNKAVTAQRKKIKSVINLDTNIQIKLDFINGESAEKFVEKGWDEEKQMYYYLVYFNKEQK, translated from the coding sequence ATGATAAACTTATACAGTGCCCAGATAGAATCACTTTCCATTCACCGTATTGGAAATAAAGGTAAAGCAGAAGGGCTTTTTGTATCTCAAGATCCATATCCATTAAGTGACGAACTTACACCACTTATTAAGGAGTTTTTCTTTAAGCCTTTTCGTGAGAAAGAGGAGAATTATTATAAATTCTTCCATGAGCAAGATATAGAGTTTAACACGCTCTTTAGTCTAGCTAAGAAAATCTTTGATAATCCAAGTGGTACACACTTACTTTCTGAAGATATCGCAAAGCATCTTTATGCACAAAGTGATCACCCGCATATCAAGCCAGGAGAATTATACATCGTACACTTAGATGGTGTGCAGATTGATAATATTAAAACAGATGCGATAGGAATCTTTAAGAGCGAACTTAAACAGGATTTCTTACAGTTTCGCGAAAGCGGGACAAACCTACAGATGATTCTTGAGCAAGGGATTAATCTTAATAAACTAGACAAAGGGTGTTTGATTTTTAACCATAAAGAAGAAGAAGGTTATAAAGTGCTCTCTATAGATTCTAACCGCTATGATACAAAGTACTGGCTAGAAAATTTCTTAGGCGTAGAGATTTTTGAAGATGAGACTTTCTACACTAAAAAGTACTTGAAGTTCTGTCAAGACTTTGCAAAAGACGTTGTTTTACCTGCAGAGGATAAGAAGGAAGAAGTCCTTTTTATGAACCGTGCGGTTAATCACTTTGCAAAGAACGATACGTTTGACGAGTCTGCTTTTATGAATGAGGTGATTGAAAATCCAGATTTGATACCTGAGTTTAGAAACTATAAAACTGAGCAATCTCCAAAATATAAAATAGAGGATCTTACCGATTTTTCTATAAGCAACAAAGCGGTAACAGCACAGCGTAAGAAGATCAAGAGTGTTATAAATCTTGATACTAATATTCAGATAAAATTAGATTTTATCAATGGAGAAAGCGCAGAGAAGTTTGTTGAAAAAGGATGGGATGAAGAAAAACAGATGTACTATTACTTAGTGTACTTTAATAAAGAACAGAAATAG
- a CDS encoding ABC transporter ATP-binding protein: METILTINNLTKHYGHVKAVNDLSFTIEKGNVYGILGPNGSGKSTTLGMVLNVVNPTAGTFHWFDGTDTTHNALKKVGAIIERPNFYPYMTAAQNLALVCKIKDVSPDKIQEKLTIVGLLDRMHSKFSTYSLGMKQRLAIASALLNDPEILILDEPTNGLDPQGIHQIREIIKNIAAGGTTILLASHLLDEVEKVCTHVVILRKGVKLYAGRVDAMNASHGFFELRSDNLALLKTYLESHSDFGEVSIKDDLLTGFLTNPLDAKTLNTQLHQQGIVLTHLVKRKESLEEQFLELTKN; the protein is encoded by the coding sequence TTGGAAACTATATTAACGATTAACAATCTCACGAAGCATTACGGCCATGTGAAGGCGGTAAATGACCTCTCGTTTACGATAGAAAAAGGAAACGTGTACGGAATTCTAGGACCTAACGGAAGTGGTAAATCTACGACCTTAGGAATGGTTCTCAATGTGGTAAATCCCACAGCAGGAACCTTTCACTGGTTTGATGGGACAGATACTACACACAATGCCTTAAAGAAAGTAGGAGCAATTATAGAGCGTCCTAACTTTTACCCATACATGACAGCGGCGCAAAATCTTGCTTTAGTTTGTAAGATTAAAGATGTCTCACCAGATAAAATTCAAGAAAAACTTACTATTGTAGGTCTGCTAGATCGTATGCACAGCAAGTTTAGTACGTATTCTCTAGGGATGAAACAACGTCTTGCTATCGCCTCTGCATTGCTTAATGATCCAGAGATTTTAATTCTTGACGAACCTACTAATGGTTTAGATCCTCAAGGAATACACCAGATCAGAGAGATTATAAAGAATATTGCAGCAGGTGGTACTACTATTCTCTTAGCATCTCACTTACTAGACGAGGTAGAAAAAGTGTGTACACATGTCGTGATCTTACGTAAAGGAGTAAAACTTTATGCTGGTCGTGTAGATGCTATGAATGCAAGTCATGGATTCTTTGAGCTACGTTCTGACAATCTTGCGCTATTGAAAACGTATTTAGAGAGTCATTCAGACTTTGGAGAAGTAAGTATAAAAGATGATCTTCTCACGGGATTTTTAACAAATCCGCTTGACGCGAAAACGTTAAATACCCAACTACACCAGCAAGGAATTGTACTTACGCACCTAGTAAAGCGTAAAGAAAGCCTTGAAGAGCAATTCCTTGAATTAACTAAAAACTAA
- a CDS encoding ABC transporter permease has translation MFAYFKYQTLIAIEYHKLKHSKTSRVLIIGYFILLSAIALLASIKFNLFGAEFRLADQGIFNFPYIWHFNTYVAAILKFFLAVVIVSMTANEYSNRTLKQNLIDGLSKKEFILSKFLTVVVFSAVSTIFVAVMSLILGFAFSDFTEASIVFSDMEYLLAFFIKLVAFFSFCLFLGILIKRSAFALGFLLMWYFFEGVVQLVCLFFQEKYDMEGLRSNVTQFLPLESMSNLIEQPITRLNVVQSAANQIQADVLSDYTVYFHEIAIVSVWIFIFIYASLALLKKRDL, from the coding sequence ATTTTTGCTTATTTTAAATATCAAACTTTAATAGCAATAGAATATCATAAACTCAAGCACAGTAAAACGTCGCGAGTACTCATCATAGGCTACTTTATTTTACTATCGGCAATAGCATTACTTGCCTCTATAAAATTTAATCTTTTTGGAGCCGAGTTCCGCCTGGCAGATCAGGGTATTTTTAATTTTCCTTACATCTGGCATTTTAATACCTACGTTGCGGCAATACTTAAGTTCTTTCTTGCCGTGGTGATTGTCTCCATGACGGCAAATGAATATAGTAATAGAACCCTCAAGCAAAACCTTATAGATGGATTAAGTAAGAAAGAGTTTATACTCTCTAAGTTTCTCACAGTGGTTGTGTTTTCGGCAGTGTCTACCATATTTGTAGCAGTAATGAGTCTTATTTTAGGCTTTGCTTTTTCAGACTTTACAGAGGCTTCTATCGTTTTTTCTGATATGGAGTACTTACTGGCATTTTTCATAAAGCTAGTTGCATTCTTTTCATTTTGTCTCTTTTTAGGAATACTTATAAAGCGTTCGGCCTTTGCGTTAGGATTTTTATTGATGTGGTATTTCTTTGAAGGCGTAGTACAATTAGTGTGCTTGTTCTTTCAAGAGAAGTATGACATGGAAGGCTTACGCAGTAATGTAACACAGTTTTTGCCGCTAGAGTCTATGAGTAATCTAATAGAACAACCTATTACAAGATTAAACGTAGTACAGTCTGCAGCAAATCAGATTCAGGCAGATGTACTTTCAGATTACACGGTATATTTCCATGAGATAGCCATTGTATCTGTATGGATTTTTATATTTATTTATGCGAGTCTTGCTTTACTTAAAAAGAGGGATTTATAA
- a CDS encoding DEAD/DEAH box helicase, translated as MTFKDLNLDKFLWNALDDMGFTQPTPIQVDALAPVMSGGDVVGIAQTGTGKTYAYLLPILRTLPYSRQENPRVLILVPTRELVLQVVSELEKLTTYIDVRVAGVYGGANINIQKTLIAQGQDIIVATPGRLYDLAVSRVLQLKSIQKVVIDEVDVMLDLGFRPQLMNIFDILPKRRQHIMFSATMTEDVDALIKDFFSTPQFIRVAKSGTPLENITQIGYKMPNFYTKVNFLLEELAFSKKYPKVLLFVRDKRMADRLYLKLEEAFPGDVDLIHSNKTQNYRINSINAFAKGKVRMMVATDVMARGLDIDDITHVININTPRFPENYLHRIGRTGRAQKEGVSIVLSTPEEDEYLAEIETLMGVKVAIQPLPEGVAISKELTPEERPEAKEIFNPHRWNKNDDDAPGPAFHEKSEKNSKVNLGGAYRREIAQKYKKPKTRGDKNYNKRNKRK; from the coding sequence ATGACTTTTAAAGACCTCAATCTCGATAAATTTTTGTGGAATGCCCTAGACGATATGGGATTCACTCAACCTACTCCTATACAGGTGGATGCACTCGCTCCAGTTATGTCTGGTGGAGATGTGGTTGGGATTGCACAAACTGGTACGGGTAAAACCTACGCGTATTTACTTCCTATACTTAGAACACTTCCATATTCTCGCCAAGAGAATCCGCGTGTGCTTATCCTTGTCCCTACAAGAGAATTAGTGCTGCAAGTGGTGAGTGAACTAGAAAAGCTTACAACGTACATAGATGTGCGCGTGGCTGGTGTATATGGAGGAGCAAATATTAATATACAAAAAACACTTATTGCTCAAGGGCAAGATATTATTGTAGCTACTCCGGGAAGGTTATATGACCTTGCGGTGAGTAGGGTATTACAGCTCAAGAGTATCCAGAAAGTGGTGATTGACGAGGTAGATGTGATGCTAGATCTAGGTTTTAGACCGCAACTCATGAATATTTTTGATATTCTACCTAAGCGTCGCCAGCATATCATGTTTAGTGCAACGATGACAGAAGATGTGGATGCACTTATAAAAGATTTCTTTAGCACACCTCAATTTATTAGGGTTGCAAAAAGTGGTACACCGCTAGAAAATATCACGCAGATAGGTTATAAAATGCCTAACTTTTATACAAAGGTAAATTTCCTTTTAGAAGAACTTGCTTTTTCAAAGAAGTATCCTAAAGTGCTGTTATTTGTGCGTGATAAACGTATGGCAGACAGGCTTTATTTAAAATTAGAAGAAGCATTTCCGGGTGATGTAGATCTTATACACTCAAATAAAACGCAAAACTACCGTATCAATAGTATCAATGCCTTTGCAAAAGGGAAGGTACGTATGATGGTAGCTACAGATGTGATGGCGCGTGGTCTTGATATAGACGATATCACACATGTAATAAACATCAACACTCCACGTTTTCCTGAAAATTACCTGCACAGAATAGGTCGTACAGGTCGTGCTCAGAAAGAAGGAGTTTCTATTGTGTTGAGTACTCCAGAAGAAGATGAATACCTAGCAGAAATCGAAACATTAATGGGAGTAAAGGTTGCAATTCAACCGCTGCCAGAAGGTGTCGCGATTTCTAAGGAACTTACTCCAGAGGAGCGTCCAGAGGCAAAGGAGATTTTTAACCCGCATCGATGGAATAAAAATGACGACGATGCTCCAGGACCTGCCTTTCATGAGAAAAGTGAGAAAAACTCTAAAGTCAATTTAGGTGGTGCTTATAGAAGAGAAATAGCCCAAAAATATAAGAAACCTAAGACTAGGGGAGATAAGAACTACAACAAAAGAAATAAACGTAAATAA
- the bla gene encoding subclass B1 metallo-beta-lactamase codes for MCRLLQMLGICLAVLLLNSCFDNSKYDPEPYVRSLEIIKLSEQDYIHVSYLKDSYGGYIPCNGYIRLEGSEAFIFDTPLNDTLSEQLITFVQEDLKATIKGVQVSHSHIDGAGGINAFAKAKIPTYASTKTAALLVKDSLAISNPFSQKDSIQIAKKFVVMEYLGPAHSDDNSIAYIRASDILLGGCMIKPLDGTKGNLADANLDEWANTVTTLQNRYPKVLQVIPGHGRRGDKELLDYTISMFQKDSPENNTTAETVAVVKN; via the coding sequence ATGTGTCGACTACTACAGATGTTAGGGATCTGTCTAGCCGTACTACTATTAAACTCCTGTTTTGATAATAGTAAGTATGATCCAGAACCATATGTGAGATCTTTGGAGATCATAAAATTATCAGAGCAAGATTACATACATGTATCTTACCTAAAAGATAGTTATGGTGGTTATATTCCTTGCAATGGTTACATACGATTAGAAGGAAGCGAAGCTTTTATTTTTGACACACCTCTTAACGATACACTTTCTGAGCAGCTTATCACATTTGTACAAGAAGACTTAAAGGCAACTATAAAAGGGGTGCAAGTGAGTCACTCTCATATAGATGGAGCTGGTGGTATTAACGCTTTCGCGAAAGCAAAAATACCCACCTACGCATCTACCAAAACAGCAGCATTACTAGTCAAAGATTCTTTAGCAATAAGTAATCCTTTCTCACAAAAAGACAGCATACAGATAGCCAAAAAATTTGTTGTGATGGAGTATTTAGGTCCTGCTCACAGTGATGATAATTCTATTGCATACATACGAGCATCAGATATTTTATTAGGTGGTTGCATGATAAAGCCGCTAGATGGAACTAAAGGCAATCTCGCAGATGCAAATCTCGATGAGTGGGCAAACACGGTAACTACTTTGCAAAACCGTTATCCAAAAGTTTTACAAGTGATTCCTGGACATGGCAGGAGAGGAGATAAAGAATTACTGGATTATACAATCAGTATGTTCCAAAAGGATAGTCCTGAAAATAATACTACAGCCGAAACTGTGGCCGTAGTTAAAAATTAA
- a CDS encoding CDGSH iron-sulfur domain-containing protein, which yields MEDNKKVAGIAPIAVELEEGKKYSWCTCGHSEKQPFCDGGHKAAESTPSLRFEAEKTGTAYLCNCKMTKNPPYCDGSHKTCEIG from the coding sequence ATGGAAGACAATAAAAAGGTAGCAGGTATTGCACCAATAGCTGTAGAGCTAGAAGAAGGAAAGAAATATTCATGGTGTACTTGTGGTCACTCTGAGAAGCAACCTTTTTGCGACGGAGGACATAAAGCAGCAGAAAGTACGCCTAGCTTACGTTTTGAAGCAGAAAAGACAGGAACAGCATACTTATGTAACTGTAAGATGACAAAGAATCCTCCATACTGTGATGGAAGTCACAAGACGTGTGAGATAGGTTAA